A part of Rhopalosiphum maidis isolate BTI-1 chromosome 3, ASM367621v3, whole genome shotgun sequence genomic DNA contains:
- the LOC113556971 gene encoding protein arginine N-methyltransferase 1-like: MQKNNGNGANYYPRWKKVPKNQQQKRPDNTRDRDVQATADNANDENPTCNTKAYMKYFNVVQPVGLSMFSDQNRYGESESSLSKNTPFNSNSTSKTVDAKNGKHYFAGRTNWHDKNSAQHQTNRHSQFNNKKYPNKYRKNRNNAPSKFHEFISMNNVHHNISIENDQPGTTNYSSYKESANQNTLSNNNFLEMHHNSEYDSECDSDPGDLEKMKIMTAADFNDDRYARYGIHESEIKDYVRTITYKNCIEYCAKNYIKDKVVLVIRCGIGLLPLLCARDGQAKKVIALEQSACIEYARRIITDNRYSTVITLIQSNVHDLEQLPHRLKKVDVIVADFLGDCVLSQGDQMEQVIEARDRFLVSNGLMIPMCVTLYGQLLEQRRVYRNCRIRKKTKKKTYKKFNKCLNISKSINSETQSSDTDSSSDSTLCSWWSNVYGFDMRSYSETVVDSNSESPNSTKDEWQMMEEPLVTFFDPCKVVSNACLIKKFDMYKCTISEVRHVHCKDLKLECSTPYSSANGGDYAHMLELFMVVDFPNGQTIVDDKDDIQIGFSTSSYSPYTRFRQTGLLLRDQLLVEQGDKFKINEFHMWRGPQQNQILVGEDTITKSTRDKCGPEENLKLRLNYTFVNKYTKAINRRCAYTLVKQLF; the protein is encoded by the exons ATGCAGAAAAACAACGGAAATGGTGCGAATTATTATCCTCGATGGAAAAAAGTGCCGAAGAACCAGCAACAGAAACGACCCGATAATACACGTGATCGGGACGTCCAGGCAACCGCCGACAACGCTAATGACGAGAATCCTACTTGTAACACCAAGGCGTATATGAAATACTTTAACGTGGTCCAACCCGTCGGATTATCTATGTTTTCCGATCAAAACAGGTACGGTGAATCGGAATCGTCCTTGTCAAAGAATACGCCTTTCAATTCAAACTCGACTTCGAAAACGGTAGACGCCAAAAACGGCAAACATTATTTCGCGGGTAGGACGAATTGGCATGACAAAAATTCGGCACAACATCAGACAAATCGTCATTCTCAGTTCAACAACAAGAAGTACCCAAacaaatatcgaaaaaatagaaacaatgCCCCATCGAAATTTCATGAATTTATTTCGATGAACAATGTCCATCACAATATATCTATTGAAAATGACCAGCCAGGTACAACAAATTACTCTTCTTATAAAGAGTCAGCCAATCAAAATACTctgtctaataataattttctggaAATGCATCACAATTCTGAGTATGATTCTGAATGTGATTCTGACCCCGGTGATTTAGAGAAGATGAAAATAATGACAGCTGCAGATTTTAATGATGATCGTTATGCTCGTTATGGGATACACGAGTCAGAAATTAAAGACTATGTGCGCACTATTACATACAAAAACTGTATAGAATATTgtgcaaaaaattatattaag GATAAAGTGGTATTAGTTATCCGCTGTGGTATTGGCTTATTACCATTGTTGTGTGCTCGGGATGGACAAGCCAAAAAAGTAATTGCTTTAGAACAGTCAGCTTGTATTGAATATGCTCGTCGTATAATCACAGACAATCGCTATAGTACTGTGATCACATTAATTCAAAGCAAT GTTCATGACTTAGAACAGTTGCCACACAGACTTAAGAAGGTAGATGTTATAGTAGCTGATTTTTTGGGAGACTGTGTCTTAAGCCAAGGTGATCAAATGGAACAAGTTATTGAAGCTAGGGACCGTTTTCTTGTTTCAAATG gtTTAATGATTCCCATGTGCGTTACTTTATATGGTCAGTTATTAGAACAAAGACGTGTCTATAGAAATTGTCGTATAcgcaaaaaaactaaaaaaaaaacatataaaaaatttaataaatgcctAAATATAAGTAAGTCAATAAATTCTGAAACTCAGTCTAGTGATACTGACAGTTCATCAGATTCAACATTGTGTTCATGGTGGAGTAATGTTTATGGATTTGATATGAGATCATATTCGGAGACTGTGGTTGATAGTAATTCTGAAAGTCCTAATTCAACTAAAGATGAGTGGCAAATGATGGAAGAACCTCtagttacattttttgatcCATGCAAg GTAGTGTCTAACGCTTGCTTAATTAAGAAATTTGATATGTATAAGTGTACTATAAGTGAAGTACGACATGTACATTGTAAAGACTTAAAACTTGAATGTTCTACACCTTATTCAAGTGCCAATGGAGGTGACTATGCACATATGTTAGAGTTGTTTATGGTAGTTGATTTTCCTAATGGCCAAACAATTGTTGATGAtaaag ATGATATACAAATAGGATTTTCTACATCATCTTATTCACCATATACTAGATTTAGACAGACTGGTTTATTGTTACGGGACCAGTTGCTTGTTGAACAAggagataaatttaaaattaatgaattccaTATGTGGCGTGGTCCtcaacaaaatcaaatattagttGGAGAAGACACTATCACTAAAAGTACTCGTGATAAATGTGGACCAgaagaaaatttaaagttaaggtTAAACTACACATTTGTCAACAAATATACCAAGGCGATTAACAGGCGTTGTGCTTACACCTTagtcaaacaattattttaa